In Bacillus sp. NP247, one DNA window encodes the following:
- a CDS encoding two-component system regulatory protein YycI: MDWDRIKTIFIVTFFVLDLFLIFQFIQKQDSNQLELVTETKIDQQLKAEKITMGNFPKEPKKESFIMAKNKGFKEEDVQSLKNQTAHVQDEYQIEGKLKEPFLNTKSLSKDKYNEFLKNYVLDGQKYEFGAIKDSKIYFFQKYKDKPIFYNNRAMIVVDLNEKNELISYTQTMLTDLKEMGESEKTKEQEIITAQTALENIYLKNKIAENTHVKEAQIGYATLAESSSNIQVLAPTWNLKTEQKKDFFVNAIEGQVMELGETQVPEEHNGVRKNEYAL; encoded by the coding sequence ATGGATTGGGATCGAATTAAAACCATATTTATTGTGACCTTTTTTGTTTTAGACCTCTTTCTTATCTTTCAGTTCATTCAAAAGCAAGATAGTAATCAATTAGAACTTGTGACGGAAACGAAAATCGATCAACAATTAAAAGCTGAAAAAATTACTATGGGAAATTTTCCTAAAGAACCGAAAAAAGAGTCATTTATAATGGCGAAAAATAAGGGTTTCAAAGAAGAAGATGTGCAATCTTTAAAAAATCAGACAGCGCATGTGCAAGACGAATATCAAATAGAGGGTAAATTAAAAGAGCCTTTTTTAAATACAAAATCATTGTCAAAAGATAAGTATAATGAGTTTTTGAAAAACTATGTGCTGGATGGACAAAAATATGAGTTTGGAGCAATAAAGGACTCAAAAATTTACTTTTTTCAAAAGTATAAAGATAAACCAATCTTCTACAATAATCGTGCGATGATTGTTGTAGATTTAAATGAAAAAAATGAGCTTATTTCATATACACAAACAATGTTAACGGATTTGAAGGAAATGGGCGAAAGCGAAAAGACGAAAGAACAAGAAATTATTACTGCTCAAACAGCTTTAGAAAATATATATTTGAAAAATAAAATTGCAGAAAATACGCACGTGAAAGAGGCGCAGATTGGATATGCGACTCTTGCGGAGTCTTCTTCTAATATACAAGTGCTTGCTCCAACATGGAACTTAAAGACAGAACAGAAAAAGGATTTTTTTGTGAATGCAATTGAA
- the walR gene encoding cell wall metabolism DNA-binding response regulator WalR, whose translation MMGKKILVVDDEKPIADILKFNLEKEGFEIVMAHDGDEAIEKANEEQPDMVLLDIMLPGKDGLEVCREIRKSSEMPIIMLTAKDSEIDKVLGLELGADDYVTKPFSTRELLARVKANLRRHQQGGAAEKEENTEMVIGPIVINSNAYSVTKREESIELTHREFELLHYLAKHLGQVMTREHLLQTVWGYDYFGDVRTVDVTVRRLREKIEDNPSHPTLIVTRRGVGYYLRDPEQE comes from the coding sequence ATGATGGGAAAGAAAATTTTAGTAGTTGATGATGAAAAGCCGATTGCGGATATTTTGAAGTTCAACCTAGAAAAAGAAGGTTTTGAAATTGTAATGGCGCATGATGGTGATGAGGCGATTGAAAAAGCAAATGAAGAACAGCCAGATATGGTTTTATTAGATATTATGTTACCGGGAAAAGACGGTTTAGAGGTATGTCGTGAAATACGTAAAAGCTCAGAAATGCCAATTATTATGCTTACAGCAAAAGACTCTGAAATTGATAAAGTATTGGGGCTTGAGCTTGGGGCAGATGATTATGTAACGAAACCATTTAGTACGAGGGAGCTACTTGCTCGTGTGAAAGCGAATTTACGTCGCCATCAACAGGGTGGTGCTGCAGAGAAAGAAGAAAATACCGAAATGGTTATTGGACCAATCGTTATCAATTCGAACGCTTATAGTGTAACAAAGCGTGAAGAAAGCATTGAGCTTACACATCGTGAATTTGAATTACTACATTATTTAGCGAAGCATTTAGGTCAAGTTATGACTCGTGAACATTTATTACAAACAGTTTGGGGTTATGATTATTTTGGAGATGTACGTACAGTAGACGTAACAGTACGTCGTTTACGCGAAAAAATTGAAGATAATCCAAGTCATCCTACTTTAATTGTAACTAGACGTGGAGTAGGGTATTACTTGCGTGACCCAGAACAGGAATAG
- the walK gene encoding cell wall metabolism sensor histidine kinase WalK encodes MKKVGFFQSIHLKFVLIYMLLILIAMQVIGVYFVRELEKSLVKGFQDSLTQQTNLLSYNLKQEFVKERPKTESVDKAINDSIQKFASDRKKDIQEVSVIDSTKKLMAISDGSKQNKVGRTSADTAVQRVMVQKKPESKIEKDGNTGHRVQVMITPILKEPGGEVLGVIHIVASMEDVYKQMKDINQIFATGTVIALLVTAVLGILLAQTITRPISDMRRQAIEMAKGNYSRKVKVHSHDEIGQLALSFNNLSKKLQQARSSTESERRKLSSVLSHMTDGVIATDRKGDIILLNDPAEKMLNVSRETALDQSVLEVLGIQEEFTLDHLYEEPDSVLLDFSTRNEPYILRASFSVIQKETGKANGLIAVLYDVTEQERIEQERREFVANVSHELRTPLTTMRSYLEALTDGAWQDPNIAPQFLTVTQEETERMIRLVNALLQLSKLDSTEHRLMKEWVDFTDFFNNVIDRFEMSKEQNVSFKRSFSKKSRFIDMDTDKITQVLYNIISNALKYSPEGGTVTYRLRDRGELLEISVSDQGMGIPKENVDKIFERFYRVDKARSRQMGGTGLGLAIAKEMIEAHGGSVWAKSEEGKGTTIYFTLPMATDEEDDWE; translated from the coding sequence ATGAAGAAAGTTGGCTTTTTTCAATCTATTCATTTAAAATTTGTGCTCATATATATGCTGTTAATATTAATAGCAATGCAAGTAATTGGTGTATATTTCGTCAGGGAATTAGAAAAAAGCCTTGTAAAAGGCTTTCAAGATTCCTTAACGCAGCAAACAAATCTACTTTCTTATAACCTGAAGCAAGAGTTTGTAAAAGAACGTCCTAAAACAGAATCAGTAGATAAAGCTATTAATGATTCGATTCAAAAATTCGCATCAGATCGTAAGAAAGATATTCAAGAAGTAAGTGTGATTGATTCTACTAAAAAATTAATGGCAATTTCAGACGGGTCTAAGCAAAATAAGGTAGGAAGAACGTCAGCAGATACAGCTGTACAACGGGTAATGGTACAAAAGAAACCAGAGTCAAAGATTGAGAAAGATGGAAATACAGGTCATCGAGTTCAAGTTATGATTACCCCTATTCTAAAAGAGCCAGGCGGAGAGGTACTTGGTGTCATTCATATCGTTGCATCTATGGAAGATGTGTATAAACAAATGAAGGACATCAACCAAATTTTCGCAACGGGGACAGTAATTGCTTTATTAGTAACAGCTGTACTTGGAATTTTATTGGCTCAAACAATTACGAGACCAATTTCAGATATGCGAAGACAAGCAATTGAAATGGCGAAAGGAAATTATTCGCGAAAAGTAAAGGTGCATAGTCACGATGAGATTGGACAATTAGCATTATCTTTTAACAATTTATCTAAAAAATTACAACAAGCTCGTTCCTCCACAGAAAGTGAAAGACGAAAATTATCATCCGTTTTATCACATATGACAGATGGAGTAATTGCTACTGATCGAAAAGGGGATATCATTTTATTAAATGATCCTGCGGAAAAGATGTTAAATGTTTCGCGTGAAACGGCGCTAGATCAATCAGTGTTAGAAGTGCTAGGAATACAAGAAGAATTTACACTGGATCATTTATATGAAGAGCCTGATTCAGTTTTATTAGATTTTAGTACGAGAAATGAACCATATATTTTACGTGCTAGTTTCTCTGTTATTCAAAAAGAAACAGGGAAGGCAAATGGTTTAATTGCTGTATTATATGATGTAACAGAGCAGGAGCGGATAGAACAAGAGCGCCGTGAGTTTGTTGCGAACGTATCTCATGAGTTAAGAACGCCGTTAACAACAATGCGCAGTTACTTAGAAGCACTTACTGATGGAGCATGGCAAGATCCCAATATTGCACCACAATTTTTAACGGTTACACAAGAGGAAACGGAAAGAATGATTAGGCTTGTAAATGCATTGTTACAACTATCTAAACTAGATAGTACAGAACATCGCTTAATGAAGGAATGGGTCGACTTTACTGATTTCTTTAATAACGTTATCGATCGTTTTGAAATGTCTAAAGAGCAAAATGTAAGCTTCAAACGATCTTTCTCTAAAAAATCTCGATTTATTGATATGGATACAGACAAAATTACACAAGTTTTATATAACATTATTTCCAATGCACTAAAATATTCGCCAGAAGGTGGTACAGTAACATATCGCCTACGTGATCGCGGGGAGTTATTAGAGATTAGTGTGAGTGATCAAGGAATGGGAATTCCGAAAGAAAATGTAGATAAAATATTTGAACGTTTTTATCGTGTAGATAAAGCGCGTTCGAGACAAATGGGTGGTACAGGCCTTGGGTTAGCTATTGCGAAAGAAATGATTGAGGCACATGGCGGCTCGGTTTGGGCGAAAAGTGAGGAAGGAAAAGGGACAACTATTTATTTCACATTGCCAATGGCGACAGATGAAGAGGACGATTGGGAATGA
- a CDS encoding DHH family phosphoesterase, which yields MPEFYKKQWFLYPVYVLAFFVLVLISILCYFHLIMGISSFFIFSIVFFLVIRFELTFQRNFEKYTTDMITRVKKVSNEAFNQMPIGILLYNKEYGIDWANPYLSSCLGQQALAGWHLYDVSETLLLFIKGETSDDIVSLNSRKFRVFVRKEEKLIYFFDVTEQTEIEKMYEDQRTVLAVIYLDNYDEVTQGLDDQLRTNITSLVTSRLNEWAVKYGAYLKRASSERFFVVLNESILAQMEKGKFSILDQVREETSKRNIPLTLSVGVGSGDLPLSELGAMAQSGLDLALGRGGDQVAIKQATGKVKFYGGKTNPVEKRTRVRARVISHALKDLVLESSNVIIMGHRAPDMDAIGAAIGILKVAQLNERKGYIVLDENDSDKGIKRLMDKVKQNEELWSHFITPGQAMEFANDDSLLVVVDTHKPSMVMEEKLLHKIENVVVIDHHRRGEDFIEDPLLVYMEPYASSTAELVTELLEYQPKNLKMTMLEATALLAGIIVDTKSFTFRTGARTFDAASYLRSHGADTVLVQELLKEDMGQYLRVAKAIKNAYIYKNGIAIAKVDGDEYYDQVLIAQSADTLLTMTGIIASFVIAKRGENFIGISGRSLGELNVQLIMENLGGGGHLTNAATQMKNVTVDEAEEKLRFVIDDYLQGGTQS from the coding sequence ATGCCTGAATTTTATAAGAAACAGTGGTTTTTATATCCTGTTTACGTATTGGCATTTTTTGTGTTGGTGCTAATCTCGATTCTCTGTTATTTTCACTTAATCATGGGGATATCTTCCTTTTTTATTTTTAGTATCGTTTTCTTTTTAGTTATACGATTTGAACTTACCTTTCAAAGGAACTTTGAAAAGTATACGACAGATATGATTACTAGGGTAAAAAAAGTGAGTAACGAAGCATTCAACCAGATGCCAATCGGTATATTGTTATACAATAAGGAGTATGGGATTGATTGGGCAAATCCTTACTTGTCTTCATGTTTGGGGCAACAAGCATTAGCTGGGTGGCATCTGTACGATGTATCAGAAACATTACTCCTTTTTATTAAAGGAGAGACTTCTGATGATATAGTATCTTTAAATAGTCGAAAGTTCCGTGTGTTTGTAAGGAAAGAAGAAAAACTAATTTATTTTTTTGATGTAACTGAGCAAACAGAGATTGAAAAAATGTATGAGGATCAGCGCACTGTTTTAGCTGTTATTTATTTAGATAATTATGATGAAGTTACACAAGGGTTAGATGATCAATTACGTACGAATATAACAAGTCTTGTGACGTCACGTCTAAATGAATGGGCCGTTAAGTATGGTGCATATTTGAAACGTGCATCTTCAGAAAGATTCTTCGTTGTACTAAATGAAAGTATTTTAGCGCAAATGGAGAAAGGTAAGTTTAGCATTTTAGATCAAGTACGTGAAGAAACATCAAAAAGGAATATACCACTTACATTAAGTGTTGGTGTTGGCTCAGGTGATTTACCTTTATCGGAGCTTGGGGCGATGGCTCAATCTGGTTTAGACCTTGCGTTAGGACGAGGAGGGGACCAAGTAGCTATTAAACAAGCAACGGGTAAAGTTAAATTTTACGGTGGTAAGACGAATCCGGTTGAAAAGCGTACTCGTGTACGTGCTAGAGTTATTTCGCATGCATTAAAGGATTTAGTATTAGAAAGCAGTAATGTCATTATAATGGGGCATAGAGCTCCTGATATGGATGCGATTGGTGCAGCGATTGGTATTTTAAAGGTAGCTCAATTAAATGAGCGCAAAGGATATATTGTATTAGATGAAAATGATTCTGATAAAGGAATCAAGCGTTTGATGGATAAAGTGAAACAAAATGAAGAGTTATGGTCACACTTTATTACGCCAGGGCAAGCGATGGAATTTGCAAATGATGATTCATTACTTGTTGTTGTTGACACGCATAAACCTTCAATGGTGATGGAGGAAAAACTGTTACATAAGATTGAAAATGTAGTGGTTATTGACCATCATCGCCGTGGGGAAGATTTTATTGAAGATCCATTGCTTGTTTATATGGAGCCATACGCTTCTTCAACGGCAGAGCTTGTTACAGAATTACTTGAGTATCAACCGAAAAATTTAAAGATGACAATGTTGGAAGCAACGGCATTGTTAGCTGGTATTATTGTTGATACGAAAAGTTTTACATTCCGTACAGGCGCTCGCACATTTGATGCCGCTTCTTATTTACGCTCGCATGGCGCAGACACTGTACTTGTACAAGAACTTTTAAAAGAAGATATGGGTCAGTATTTACGAGTTGCAAAAGCCATTAAAAATGCGTACATTTATAAAAATGGAATTGCGATTGCTAAAGTTGATGGTGATGAATATTATGACCAAGTACTTATTGCACAATCAGCAGACACATTATTGACAATGACAGGTATCATTGCATCGTTTGTTATTGCAAAACGTGGAGAAAATTTCATTGGAATTAGTGGTAGATCTTTAGGTGAATTGAATGTACAGCTAATTATGGAGAATTTAGGAGGTGGCGGGCACTTAACAAATGCAGCCACACAAATGAAAAATGTTACAGTAGATGAAGCGGAGGAGAAGCTTCGATTTGTTATTGATGACTATTTACAGGGAGGCACACAATCATGA
- the rplI gene encoding 50S ribosomal protein L9, translated as MKVIFLKDVKGKGKKGEIKNVPDGYANNFLLKQGLAAEATNSSMKTLDAQKRKEEKDAAAELENAKQLKETLEKLTVELKAKSGEGGRLFGSITSKQIVDVMQKSHKIKLDKRKFEMDDAIRALGYTNVTVKLHPQVTAKVKVHVSEQ; from the coding sequence ATGAAAGTAATTTTTCTAAAAGACGTAAAAGGTAAAGGCAAAAAAGGAGAAATAAAAAACGTACCAGACGGTTATGCAAATAATTTCTTACTAAAACAAGGGTTAGCTGCCGAAGCGACAAACAGCAGTATGAAAACTTTAGATGCTCAAAAGCGCAAAGAGGAAAAAGATGCAGCAGCAGAGCTTGAAAATGCAAAACAATTAAAAGAAACATTAGAGAAATTAACTGTAGAATTAAAGGCGAAATCTGGAGAAGGTGGCCGTTTATTTGGTTCTATTACAAGCAAACAAATCGTAGACGTAATGCAAAAATCACACAAAATCAAACTTGATAAACGTAAATTTGAAATGGATGATGCAATCCGTGCATTAGGTTATACAAATGTGACTGTGAAATTGCATCCGCAAGTAACAGCAAAAGTAAAAGTTCATGTTAGTGAACAATAA
- a CDS encoding YybS family protein, with protein sequence MKNTRFITEGAALLAIYAILLLISMYVPILGTVVIFALPLPFILLTIRHKLSNILVIFVAALFITVIVSQPINLIKTVMFGLIGIVLGYMYKKGKKPVEILIAGTLAYLIGIMLIYVGSIKFFNIDLMKQMQIMFSESMVQSEKIADVAGMPVSKEQKELFAQMNDILQTLFPSILVLFSACFSWITVLISGSALRKLKHDVTPWPKFKDIQLPKSIIWYYVIFILLATFIKVEPTSYLHMVFSNLYVIFALLLVLQGLTFITFLAHRKGFKRGIPVISFIVCMFIPMLFPLVTILGIIDLGISLRSKIGE encoded by the coding sequence ATGAAAAATACGAGATTTATTACTGAGGGTGCAGCATTATTGGCTATATATGCAATTTTGTTGCTTATATCTATGTATGTTCCAATTTTAGGTACAGTTGTAATTTTTGCGTTGCCGTTACCATTTATATTATTAACAATAAGACATAAACTATCTAATATACTCGTGATTTTTGTAGCGGCACTTTTTATTACAGTTATTGTGAGTCAGCCGATTAATCTCATAAAGACAGTGATGTTTGGATTAATAGGTATTGTATTAGGATATATGTATAAAAAAGGGAAAAAGCCAGTGGAAATATTGATAGCTGGAACACTTGCGTATTTAATTGGTATAATGCTCATTTATGTTGGAAGTATAAAATTTTTCAACATAGATTTAATGAAGCAAATGCAAATTATGTTTAGTGAAAGTATGGTGCAAAGTGAAAAGATAGCAGATGTTGCTGGTATGCCAGTTAGTAAGGAACAAAAAGAGTTGTTTGCACAAATGAATGATATATTACAAACGTTATTTCCAAGTATACTTGTGCTATTTTCTGCATGTTTTTCTTGGATCACAGTGCTAATATCGGGGAGTGCTTTGAGAAAGTTAAAGCACGACGTTACACCTTGGCCTAAGTTTAAAGATATACAATTGCCAAAGAGTATTATCTGGTATTACGTCATATTTATTTTGTTAGCAACTTTTATAAAAGTAGAACCAACATCATATTTACATATGGTATTTTCTAACCTATATGTAATCTTTGCTTTGCTGCTCGTATTGCAAGGATTAACGTTTATCACCTTTTTAGCACATAGAAAAGGTTTCAAGAGAGGTATTCCTGTTATTAGTTTTATTGTATGTATGTTTATTCCAATGCTGTTTCCTCTTGTGACAATCTTAGGTATAATTGATTTAGGGATTTCATTGCGTTCTAAAATAGGGGAATAA
- a CDS encoding YycH family regulatory protein, protein MSMENFKTIVLINLVVISLFLTFNLWTYVPDSTSMQNTKFVQGNEEINPIKISEVVRPSSVVIHKEKNHYVSEKKENVDSIYKILENGELHNFEEITGTVPKGDFLSYVHGEEKIEFVFPTNIPLDTIKNMFNIKDKNIEINRSFNRIIIDPSRSKDQEIKVSFVSYDTPHKIYQATLSGAYIKDIINAQNQLITVARPYFEYQINDTKKLFLPEGITESSKAEYITAKLEVDPFKNALFSDPRYLSPISEKTKETFTDGIRSMEIDKSDAMLKYKNSAVHGDKSTDNAVILQKSFDFVSGHSGSLKSYRFDYINGRKTSFRLYEDGLPVFSANGIAELKQVWGSGEIMQYERPFFEFSIPLPSKQQTTSLASGRTVMTSLENNPEIDKKSIQDVGIGYKMSLEPSISDVRIAVLQPIWYVKCEEDGKQQIYEWSEGGLNGLGSN, encoded by the coding sequence ATGAGTATGGAAAACTTTAAAACGATAGTTCTAATTAATTTGGTTGTCATTAGTCTATTTCTTACTTTTAACTTGTGGACATATGTTCCTGATTCTACTTCTATGCAAAATACAAAGTTCGTTCAAGGTAACGAAGAGATAAATCCGATAAAGATTTCTGAGGTTGTTCGCCCATCCTCTGTCGTTATTCATAAAGAGAAAAATCATTATGTAAGCGAAAAGAAGGAAAATGTGGATTCGATCTATAAAATTCTTGAAAACGGAGAATTACATAATTTCGAGGAAATCACGGGGACAGTCCCTAAAGGTGATTTTCTGTCTTATGTACACGGAGAAGAAAAAATTGAATTTGTTTTTCCTACAAATATCCCGTTAGATACGATTAAAAATATGTTTAATATTAAAGATAAAAACATAGAAATTAACAGAAGTTTTAATCGTATTATAATTGATCCTTCTAGAAGTAAGGACCAAGAAATTAAAGTTAGCTTTGTTTCCTATGATACTCCTCATAAAATATATCAAGCAACATTGAGTGGTGCTTATATAAAGGATATTATAAATGCTCAAAATCAACTTATAACAGTAGCAAGACCATATTTTGAGTATCAAATAAATGATACAAAAAAACTTTTTTTACCAGAGGGGATTACGGAATCAAGCAAGGCAGAGTATATTACAGCTAAACTAGAAGTGGATCCATTTAAAAATGCTTTATTTAGTGATCCACGTTATTTAAGTCCTATTTCTGAGAAAACAAAGGAAACATTTACAGATGGCATCCGTTCTATGGAAATTGATAAGTCGGATGCAATGTTGAAATATAAAAATTCCGCTGTACATGGTGATAAATCTACGGATAATGCGGTAATTTTACAAAAAAGTTTTGACTTTGTAAGTGGGCATAGTGGATCCTTGAAGTCCTATCGTTTTGATTATATTAATGGTAGGAAAACTTCATTCCGTTTATATGAGGATGGTTTGCCTGTATTTAGTGCAAATGGAATAGCGGAATTAAAACAAGTATGGGGTTCAGGTGAAATTATGCAGTATGAAAGACCCTTTTTTGAGTTCAGTATTCCTTTGCCTAGTAAACAACAAACAACTTCTCTTGCATCAGGTCGTACAGTGATGACATCACTAGAGAATAATCCGGAAATTGATAAAAAATCAATTCAGGATGTTGGTATTGGTTATAAAATGTCATTGGAACCGTCCATCAGTGATGTGAGAATCGCTGTCTTACAGCCGATATGGTATGTAAAATGTGAAGAAGATGGTAAGCAACAAATATATGAGTGGAGTGAGGGGGGACTAAATGGATTGGGATCGAATTAA
- a CDS encoding adenylosuccinate synthase, whose product MSSVVVVGTQWGDEGKGKITDFLSEHAEVVARYQGGNNAGHTIVFGGVKYKLHLIPSGIFYKEKICVIGNGLVVDPKALLEELKYLHDRGVSTDNLRVSNRAHVILPYHLKQDELEEASKGDNKIGTTKKGIGPAYMDKAARIGIRMADLLDREAFKEKLERNLVEKNRLFEKMYDTEGFSVEEIFEEYFEYGQQIAQYVCDTSVVLNDALDNNHRVLFEGAQGVMLDIDHGTYPFVTSSNPIAGGVTVGTGVGPAKVTRVVGVCKAYTSRVGDGPFPTELNDEIGHQIREVGREYGTTTGRPRRVGWFDSVVVRHARRVSGLTDLSLNSIDVLTGIPTLKICVAYKYNGEVIDEVPANLNILAKCEPVYEELPGWTEDVTAMKSLDELPENARKYVERVSELTGIQLSMFSVGPDRNQTNIVRNVYEA is encoded by the coding sequence ATGTCTTCAGTAGTAGTTGTAGGAACACAATGGGGCGACGAAGGAAAAGGTAAAATCACTGATTTTCTTTCTGAGCATGCGGAAGTAGTTGCAAGATATCAAGGTGGAAATAACGCGGGACATACAATTGTTTTCGGCGGAGTTAAATATAAATTACACTTAATTCCATCTGGTATTTTCTATAAAGAGAAAATTTGTGTAATCGGAAACGGCTTAGTAGTCGATCCGAAAGCATTACTTGAAGAGCTAAAATACTTACACGATCGTGGTGTAAGTACTGATAATTTACGTGTAAGTAACCGTGCGCACGTTATTTTACCTTATCACTTAAAACAAGATGAGTTAGAAGAAGCTAGTAAAGGTGATAACAAAATCGGTACAACGAAAAAAGGTATCGGTCCTGCATATATGGATAAAGCTGCTCGTATTGGTATCCGTATGGCTGATCTTTTAGACCGTGAAGCATTTAAAGAGAAGCTTGAGCGCAATTTAGTAGAGAAAAATCGTTTGTTTGAAAAAATGTACGATACAGAAGGTTTCAGTGTAGAAGAAATCTTTGAAGAGTACTTCGAATATGGACAACAAATCGCACAATATGTATGCGACACATCTGTCGTATTAAATGATGCACTAGATAACAATCATCGTGTATTATTTGAAGGTGCACAAGGTGTTATGCTTGATATCGACCACGGTACGTATCCATTCGTTACATCTTCTAACCCAATTGCTGGTGGTGTAACAGTTGGAACTGGAGTTGGTCCTGCGAAAGTTACTCGCGTTGTAGGTGTATGTAAAGCATATACAAGCCGTGTAGGTGATGGTCCATTCCCTACGGAACTTAATGATGAAATCGGTCATCAAATTCGTGAAGTTGGTCGTGAATACGGAACAACAACTGGTCGTCCGCGCCGCGTAGGCTGGTTCGATAGCGTTGTTGTAAGACATGCACGTCGTGTTAGTGGTTTAACAGACTTATCATTAAACTCTATCGATGTATTAACAGGTATCCCAACTCTTAAAATTTGTGTTGCTTACAAATACAATGGCGAAGTTATCGATGAAGTTCCAGCTAACTTAAACATTTTAGCGAAATGTGAGCCTGTATATGAAGAGCTTCCAGGTTGGACAGAAGATGTTACTGCTATGAAATCATTGGATGAACTTCCTGAAAATGCAAGAAAATACGTAGAGCGTGTTTCTGAATTAACAGGAATCCAATTATCTATGTTCTCAGTTGGACCAGATCGTAATCAAACAAATATCGTTCGTAATGTATACGAAGCTTAA
- the dnaB gene encoding replicative DNA helicase, protein MSDVMADRTPPHNIEAEQAVLGAILIDQDALTSASELLVPDSFYRTKHQKIFEVMLGLSDKGEPIDLVIMTSAMADQGLLEEVGGVSYLAELAEVVPTAANVEYYARIIAEKALLRRLIRTATHIVSDGYEREDDVDGLLNEAEKKILEVSHQTNAKAFQNIKDVLVDAYDKIELLHNQKGEVTGIPTGFTELDKMTAGFQRNDLIIVAARPSVGKTAFSLNIAQNVATKTDENVAIFSLEMGSDQLVMRMLCAEGNIDAQRLRTGSLTSDDWAKLTMAMGSLSNAGIYIDDTPGIKVNEIRAKCRRLKQEQGLGMVLIDYLQLIQGSGKSGENRQQEVSEISRTLKGIARELQVPVIALSQLSRGVESRQDKRPMMSDIRESGSIEQDADIVAFLYREDYYDRETENKNTIEIIIAKQRNGPVGSVELAFVKEFNKFVNLERRFEDGA, encoded by the coding sequence ATGAGTGATGTAATGGCTGATCGTACCCCTCCGCATAATATAGAAGCTGAGCAGGCAGTCTTAGGTGCCATATTAATTGATCAGGATGCGTTAACGTCAGCATCGGAACTATTGGTACCTGACTCATTTTATCGAACGAAACATCAAAAGATTTTTGAAGTCATGCTTGGGTTGTCTGATAAGGGAGAACCAATTGACTTAGTAATAATGACATCAGCGATGGCTGATCAAGGATTACTAGAAGAAGTTGGTGGGGTTTCTTATCTAGCAGAGTTAGCAGAAGTTGTTCCAACAGCTGCTAACGTAGAATATTATGCACGCATCATCGCTGAAAAGGCGCTTTTACGTCGTTTAATTCGAACGGCGACTCATATTGTATCGGATGGATACGAGAGAGAAGATGATGTGGACGGCCTTTTAAATGAGGCTGAGAAAAAAATATTAGAAGTATCTCATCAAACCAATGCAAAAGCATTTCAAAACATTAAAGATGTTCTTGTAGATGCTTATGATAAAATTGAACTTTTGCATAATCAAAAAGGTGAAGTTACGGGAATACCAACTGGATTTACTGAATTAGATAAGATGACCGCAGGTTTTCAACGAAATGATTTAATCATAGTAGCGGCACGTCCATCGGTAGGGAAAACTGCATTTTCATTAAATATCGCACAAAACGTAGCGACAAAAACGGATGAAAATGTAGCGATTTTCAGTCTAGAGATGGGCTCTGATCAGCTTGTTATGCGTATGCTTTGTGCAGAAGGTAATATTGATGCGCAAAGACTTCGTACTGGGTCATTAACTTCTGATGATTGGGCAAAGTTAACAATGGCGATGGGTAGCCTTTCTAATGCTGGTATATATATTGATGATACACCAGGGATTAAAGTAAATGAGATTCGAGCGAAATGTCGTAGGTTAAAGCAAGAACAAGGTCTTGGTATGGTCTTAATTGACTATTTGCAGCTTATTCAAGGTAGCGGGAAATCAGGAGAAAACCGTCAGCAGGAAGTATCTGAGATTTCTCGTACATTAAAAGGGATTGCACGTGAATTGCAAGTGCCTGTTATTGCCTTATCGCAGTTATCTCGTGGTGTAGAATCTCGTCAAGATAAACGGCCGATGATGTCTGACATTCGTGAATCAGGAAGTATCGAGCAGGATGCTGATATTGTAGCATTCTTGTATCGTGAAGATTACTATGACCGTGAAACGGAAAATAAAAATACGATTGAAATTATTATTGCAAAGCAGCGTAATGGTCCCGTAGGTTCAGTAGAGCTTGCGTTTGTTAAGGAATTTAATAAATTCGTCAACTTAGAACGACGCTTTGAAGATGGGGCATAA